TCGCGCGGCTTTATGGGTAACCATGGTGctattaaacatttctgcaagcacaGGTTCCATGTCCATATCAcaggttttttttgtgtgtagaaaactcagcagctttcttaatgcagaaagcggctcccataaacgaTACACTAAATATCAACAGGCATTttgtgtatctaatgccaaagtgcAATCCTCTTACAAATGCAGATCTGAAACAAAagtgattctgcagttgctggaaatacaaagtcgcacgcacacaaaatgctgaaggagcactgcagttcaggcagcaactaagcagaggagtacacagtctggacatgctgaaggggctcggaataaatgctgcccatttattcctctccacatttgctgattacctgcaatgttttgtagaaattaaccattttgtttttcaattgaccagtttccaaatgtttctcatCTTTCATTCATAGCCACATCTTGCTAGTCTggttcctctccctcctcctgctCGTAACCTCCAGAACCCGTCTCTTTCCGGAACCCCAGAGCCCTGATTGGAGCTGgaaactctttggtttctgactctgctccatcgaagattcactcgccatTCTGCTGTCAGGCTTTAGAGGCGCATTGCAACAACCCGgttgtctgaggcacagtcctctGAAATTAgtggaaatgacacaaaatttgaaaagagcagggaaaaAGGAGTTTAACCATCTTAGTCCAGAGCCCTGGGGAAATACTCAGCGAGCTCATCGTGTTAATTAGCCTggggaaattcatgcaggtgtatcagatgatgagaggcattgatcgtgtgaaaagtcagtggactgcactgccagcgatggtggtagagacgggtacaatagagtcttttaagagaatcttagagaggtacatggagcttaggaaaatagagggttctgtggtagggtaattctaggcattttctagagtaggttacatggtcagaacaacattgtgggccgaagggtctgtaatttGCTGCAGATTTCTCAGATTCtaagaaattcaagggaaatctcttctcccacagagtggtgacaagttgcaacagggagagtgagagataagttttaaaatactgatatggaacagaaaactgGGCAGGGACCAGATAGACTGAGTGGCCTCTCTAGTCTACATtgtactgagatcacattttatttacgcGGCTGCGAcgagagactttctgattattatgtccatcccggcatttgacggtggtaaactcagagtcagcaatggtattgtacctcaggagtaggtgattaggctttttcgttggagatgataaactgccggtagtgtgtgtctggatgagtgggtcgttttcagactggaaggaggtagcgtttggagtaccccagagatcagtccctgaccacagttgttcacagtttaatgtcctggcggaggcagcgagatgtgagatgccccaatctgctggtgaggcagaaagagtggagttgggggaggggaggctattcacatgcaatttcgtagctttgcaatcagtacagaGTGCACtatggggctgcagtggcgggttcatTTGCTGGGATCCGTGCACAGTCACTGTGGACTGTGACAATTTTGTGAATAAAGCaccattctccaatttagaatcccaAGCTGGGGAACAAGCCTACCGATTGTATATTTAAGTTGTATAATAATAATCTGATAACCAGATAGTATAGCTCTCCACGACCtctctatccagtcctttcaatattcgaattCGTTTGTAAATTTCCCCAGCGGGCCATCAATACTGTCATCCGATGCATTGACAGTGAACTCGCTgaaagaaaagtaaaattttctcACTAGCAACCCTATGGCTTCTAAGCAAAAACGTTACTTTACctgcttgataattatattttatgataattagTGAGCGCAACCATGCAATACTTCGTCATATTATTAAAGTAAGTATTAAATGGCACTACACCACTGctccagccgtccggcagagctcAGGCCCGGTCCTTTCTCAATGCAACCGGCCTCGATTTACACAATCTCGGGATCAGCCCATAATTATCGCCGCCCGAATGGGAGATGCAGAGGTCTGCACATCGCCGCCGGTGGCCGGAGGTCCTTGCAGCGCAAACGGGTTggcgggtggaggggggggggatactCGGATAGAATATAGGGACTGATCCtggaccctgagggtggcctcatcttggcacaagaggaggcgatATTTCacacgtcggaacgggaatgggaatgggaattaacatgtttggacaccgggaagccccgctcggagcggatagttcaaaggttaatttattagcaAAGCAGGTATCCTTAAACAACTCTGAATTTTTTACTTCTCCAGAGAGCCACGAAACAAATGTCGTTCACAGTGAAAAATGAAATTTCCACCCCAATCCCCGCATAAAAACtaacggcatcccgatcatcaaaccccaaaacccacccctcccgtacaaaagggaacaataacatcaACACCCCCGAAAATAAACACTCCTACCcggcacaactgcggaggagccggtgtcaccagtgtggaggcggccgcatcgggagcagcggacacaacaggcgaccccggaagattcacaggtgaagtgtcgcctcacctggaaggatgtttggacaacggagagagttcggccgtccggccctttcactgtgacaccccgaactccacatcaaatccgtccaaacgaatttgggtgaactttaatgaccaataaatataattcctctcagcgatcagctgtctgaatgatcccctgactctgagaggaagggataTCTTTGGCCCACACTGTCAGgatgttgagtttaccaggagacaaagactgcagtgacgagaggttttctgttgactaatacactgtgtgtggaccccgttggcaattctggtgttgtgacccgaatcgagacaaacaccacgctgcccactccaccaacaacacggcacagccggacacataacaggggactttacatcccacaaccctggattcagtgatgaaacccgtcatTAATGTTGTTGTTGTCCCACTGTAAAGTCCGTCAATGTGCTTTTGAATGCGAGCGCTCTCCCacaggtgacatcatacagcttCTCAccccacgcgcctgacgtcacacacgCGCTGCCGTGCTCGACCTTTATCGGTTTAACAGCTGGGCTAATGATCACGTGACCAGCcaatttcctccccccccccccccaccgctgtcaACGCAGGATTCAGGATCTGTGCTATGCCAATTcgtgcgaagcgatgtcaatcactgaTTATACCCAGTCGCggaggcggacaagccgagtgggcgttacccctCTGAGTCCGTCTCCCGCTCGAGCGCCGACagcctcctcagagcggagaaaacctcaaagtaaatgtccgctctctgatttatttccatttccctccgagggaagttggggcgtttgtgaagcgtctcctgcggccggagtctgatgtatcgcctCGAAGTAGGAGGAGACCGTtcggcccgtcggtttgatgccAGTTCCCCGGGGAGAGGGGGGATTTTATCGAAAGGATGAAAATGGTGAGGgaggggcggacaggatgtttgtcctagtggggacaggaggggctaaTCGGtagaaatgtctgagcccacggtggtgtcgagcagagggattcaccacattgggggcaaacaccaGCAGACTGTTGAACTGCAAGCGGGGCCgatggtccgggcaaagtgacaattatttgggatttgttgagattgtacctggaatatggtgtaaaatcccgctccccatactaacacgggttatacagaccgaagaacaaactgccggaggaactcaatgggtcgggcagcatctgtggagggaaatggaccgtcaacatttcgggctgagaccctccctctggactaagTGTGGACGGGAAATAATCAGAGAGAAGAGGTGAGggttggggatggggcaagagctggggagtgaaaggtggatccaggtgaggggggaggtgggaggtggTATTtgctatagagagtgcaatgaagattcacctgaCTGATCCCTAGAGTGGTGTGGTCATCATATGGAGAAATATCAAATGCGATAATCCGTTCATTTGGAGAATCAAGGACTGAGAACGCATTGAAATGCACAGCATCATtgccggttgaaccagggatcccagtctctgaaacaggAATGGACTATCCAGGACtgaaatgaggggaaatgtctccattccGACGGTGGTAAATGTCTGTAAAACCCCTCCACAGAGGGCGGCaaatgtgtggagaccgaagggatggAGGAAATGAGGACTGGGCAGAAACAtgcggctgagatgggagagcagacgccatcttgctgatggttagaggggctgaatggcctcctgctgtttctcacttgatgtttcagtgttcctgtccagcaaggctccggaggaatgtgaatagaaattagtgtttataaacacagaactgatttaaatgaaacgtaaaagggatcggggaagatatggtgtgAAATAATAATCATGTCTCtggggtaaatatggaataatgtggggaatgcagtggatgggtcgggcagcgtgtgaggggcgaggagtaGAGTCACTGGTTCAGGTGGGaaaccctccacccgtcacctgattcCGTTTCCCATTCatgtttttctgcagatctgcagcatctgcgggtctctgctctacgtgtccgtgtagcttcacctttcacccgttcagacaagtcagtgagatccggatctgtcacgtcctctcgttgtgggtggacaatgtattttttttctctgcaatactttctgcatgtttcattccactgttttgagatgctgaagtgcagccgatgtttctgggtatctgacccacttatgtgagaatttatatattcttctttaaaaatcacaattgttaaaaaaatATTGTTATGAATTAGGGTCCTACTACTACCGcagcaacaacaaatttcatgacacatgccggtgctattaaacctgattctgatattgatatgggagacccaccaccggtcacctgatcccagttaccgcagatcgtaatgtgagattgaagccttttccatatatttgcattccacagaaatgacaacaggtcagtttccttctgtggttccagagcagaagctcagtctgtctaatatttccacacaattaaaatggggaatttgtttattatcatcatgtactgagctgcagtgagaatcttgcctgacgtaccatccacacagatggatacatttcaaaagtacattgagctgatataggACAAAGCAataatcactgtaacaaagcattgtggctgcagagaaagagcagtgcagatagacatatggtgcagggtcacgtcgagttacattgtgaggacgagtctattttattattcatttggcttataaccacagacaggaagccatccttcagcctggagttacgcactttaaggcttttgtatctcttccccgatgggggagcgggtttgcagcaagaatgtccaggttgtgaggtactttgagtacatggcctgcttttccgagggagggcaAGTGTAGGaagaatccatggaggggaggcttgtttctctgatgttctctgctctccaaagttctctgcagttccttgcagtcatgggcagagcagtagccatacgaaggcgtgaagtatcgacaaggagctcagagacctcggccttcaccctgccttgtgtagctggatcctggacttcctgtcagatcgccggcaggtggtaagagtgggctccatctcctctgtctctctgaccctcagcacacataccccacagggttgtctctttgaccccctcctttactctctgtgcacccatgacttgtgttgccacccacagctccaatctgctatttaaatttgctgtcagcactacattgattggcctaatctgaaatactgataacaatcaatcaaatgccttctgacaaggctcggtccaaacaaacttttcacccttcttcaggagattggtcagaggaagagcgatagcagcaaagttcttacgataatatccatccattcccagaaaccttctgagaaccttcttagcagtcagaataggaacttgcaaaattgtctggacttttgcccgaacaggagcctacttgctttgacctacaacatagccaagacaggtcacagtggcatggccaaattcactcttagccaagttaactgtaaggttgtcctaggaaagcctgtcaaacagcttttctactgcagagatatgctcttcccaagtgtcactccctgtaactaagtcatcaatataggtatctgtgtgttctaaccctcaaattacaaaatccatcattctctgggatgttcctggagcatgTTTCCTTCCAAAacgcaaaacattgtattcatacaacccagatggtgtcacaaatgcagaaatttctctatgtctctccgtcaatggaacacaccaataccctgtcaacagatcaatctttgtaagaaattagctTTTCCAGCCTTATCGATGCAATAATCCActctagggataggataggcatctgtttttgttactgcatttacctttctataatcagtgcaaaatctaacactaccatcaggtttgTGCACAATAATGCAGGAtgactccaatctcattttgaaggcctgataataccattctccagcacatactcaattccctggtcagccaaatcacacttttctacgttcatgcaatattggtgttgtttaatcagtttgccttgaccaacatctacatcatgtactgcgaccgtggtttgattgggaacatcgggaaataaatctttaaacttcagaattaattccttcagctgttgttgctttggctgcagatgagccaactcgttatcaatgttttctggaaaaACCGAGTTCATTAgtctaactgggaccatgtttggcttgtgaaaagtctcagacgagtcaattgtttcattctcaaaataaggctttatcaaTATTTATGTGTACCAGCTGTGTTAGTTTACTTCGGTCTTGTGttgtaataacataattcacatcattaaattgagagactatttcatacggtctattgaatttcacctgaaATGGACTCatcaacataaggcaagcaccttatcccccacccGATATTTTCTTTCGCAACCCTGCTTATCAAACTAacatttcattttgttttgagaaatctttaagttttgtctcgctagactacaggtttggtgtagtttatttttgaacttcaaaacatagtctaacgagttaacatgtacatccccatcaatccactgttcctttaacaaggtcaaagggcacactgcgaccaaatacaagttcaaaaggAGTAAAGCCCAGcgattcctgtactgactctatttctgtggacaaaagcaaatgtattccttcatcccagtcttttccattttcaacacaatatgtcttaatcattgttttgagggtagaatgaaatctacctaaagccccttgtgattctgtaTGGTACGCAGATGACGCAATTTGGTTTGCTCCCAGTTcagaaactacctgctggaataatccagatgtaaaattacatccttgatcagactggatatCTTTAGGCAAATTGAATAATGTGAAaatcttggtaagagccttcgccacagttttagctttaatatttctgagaggtattgcctctgggaatctggatgcagtatACATAATAgatagcagatactgatggctagctttagtctttggtaatgggccaacacaatccactataactttggaaaagggttcaccgaatgcaggtataggccACTGGGGCGAgctcattaggtttacccacaacttgacaagtgcctTTTGGAAGCTGttattcagggtaaacataactttatgagttaaagcaaactgatctgctaatccagcagattccttcatagtggcagcatcatttccatcaAAATACgtttttatgtcatcagggacacaccttctgaattcttcaattaaaaccaactctttcaagctgttaaaatcatcattcacatgttcagatgtgcaccaacggtcaaaacacacaaatttctcataagcaaattccgtatgtctggttcacagatttattcaaatttctaaacttttgcctgtctgcttctgggaccaactcataagctttgagcacagcctgtttcactatgtcataatgtgtggtgcgtgaccatgtggttaaggtgGTGAACTAGAGATCTGAAAgtcatgagttcgagcctcagccgaggcagcgtgtgtgtccttgagcaaagcactgaaccacacacggCTCCggcacatttatagcccagtggcgatgattgggtcagcataaataagtaaataataagctgcttcagcaactgtcaaagcagaataggcttgctaggCCTTTCCCTTAATTAGACTTTGTAAGAGAATCTTCTTTCTGCTTTTCTGCCTCTCCAGCCTGAAACAGCCTTTGCCTTTCCGGAGTCTCCatcttctatttttctaacttgtcctggagctcaagctcactatgtttactttcaggaaactccaactcctccactttaaacacacctcagatacataatgttcagctgttaccctctgcatctgtgccctcctcattgtcaatttcaccttagcaagtattaACGTTTTAGCAATAtgcaacaactcaatccttctgctgtcctctaatgcctgagaggttcacacttccagatatctatcaacatccattgctgctgattttccacacacaagtaaatcaaaagggatttcccgaATGAAATCGATAttaaatcaatccttaaatttgttcatatcccagacgcaggccccattttgttacaaatcataacgctttagaaacgaaccagcagcaacagactactcccagtggccacacattttaattccatatcccattcccattctgatatgtctatccatggcctcctctactgtcaaaattaatccaaactaAGTTTGGAGtgataacaccttatatactggctgggtagcctccaaactgatgggatgaacattgacttctctagcttccgttaatgcccctcttcctcttcttaccccatcactgacatatttaattgtttgcctgttttccatgtctctctggtgcttccccccctcccacctttctttctcctgaagcctcctgtccaatgatcctttcccatctccagctctgtatctctttcgccgatcacctttccagataatagcttcatcccaccacctccagtcttctcctatcatttcgcatttcaccctcccctcactactttcaaatctcttagtatttttattttcagttagtcctgacgaagggtctcagcctgaaacgttgacagttcttctccttatagatactgcctggcctgctgtgttccaccagcattttgtgtatgttgtttgaatttccagcatctgcagatttcctcttgagtgttatgtgtataaatgtgtataaatataacacgcaaactattgagctccggggaaacaaggcttggagtcttgagatgggaaagtatgaaagttcagttcaaccacagaataggtgatgagagagatatttgtaatccaggataaatgttgagagaaggcaattatgtcgtattccacaggttccatggtggtaaaacgagaccaacagtcactgtagattttatctgtcatccttccaaatccacatactaattatcacccgAAGTGACTTGTCATAATTGGTATTGTCttagtgaattaccacaccacagccaggcaaTGGTTAACActtaagtggtctccacaggataccccaaatcagatccacttctatggatcaaatgaggtgacaaccacaaTTTTGATGTACGGTGAATCAATAATTAGCCCACCCTTGTGGTcaaaggaaagttccaaacagtcacccttggccactagttccctggtttcgattcttccattttccttccttcgtctccgtctgactctgagtgtctgtgtcctcagttaaaactaaacaagctgcgagcgatgtaaacaagctgcaagtcagacacatttgccttcttaatctctctctctcttaaaatgacaatcCACAGCAAAAAAACCTAGGAATTCATAACAATTGCCACTCGCCATTGTGAACTgacaggtgtgccagtaggtgggatgactgagtgaatcctttcccacattctcagcaggtgaatggcctctccctagtgtgaactagctggtgtctctgtagggtagatgactgagtgaatcccttcccacagactgagcaggtgaacggcttctccccagtgtgaactcgctgatgtaccagtagggtagatgattcagtgaatcctttcccacagactgagcaggtgaatggcttctctccagtgtgaactcgctggtgtctctgtagggtggatgagcgagtgaatctcttcccacattctgaacaggtgaacgctttctccccggtgtgaacttgctggtgactctgtaggtgagataactgagtgaatcccttcccacattctgagcaggtgaaaggcctctccccagtgtgaactcgcaggtgattctgtaggtgggatttatgagtgaatctcttcccacagactgagcaagtgaacggcttctccccagtgtaaactcgctggtgtctctgtaggttagctaaccgagtgaatcccttcccacagactgagcagatgaacggcctctccccagtgtgaagtcgctgatgactctgtaggtgagatgaatgagtgaatctcttcccacagactgagcaagtgaacggcttctccccagtgtgaactcgctgatgactccgtaaatcagatgaccaagtgaatcctttcccacagactgagcagatgaatggcctctccccagtgtgaactcgctgatgactctgtagggtggaagagtcagcgtatctcttcccacattctgagcaggtaaacggcctctccccagtgtgaactcgctgatgtttctgtaggctggataaattagtgaatctcttcccacagactgagcaggtgaatggcttctccccagtgtgaactcgctgatgtctctgtaggctggataaattagtgaatctcttcccacagactgagcaggtgaaaggcttctccccagtgtgaacttgctgatgtaccagtaaggtagatgactgagtgaatcctttcccacagactgagcaggtgaatggcttcaccccagtgtgaacttgctggtgtctctgtagggtggatgagtgagtgaatctcttcccacattctgagcaggtgaacgctttctccctggtgtgaacttgctggtgactctgtaggtgagataactgagtgaatcccttcccacattctgagcaggagaatggcttctccccagtgtgaactcgctgatgtaccagtagggtagatgactgtgtaaatgctttcccacactctgagcaggtgaatggcttctccccagtgtgaacccgctggtgagccattaggtcagatgactgagtgaatcctttcccagaaattcagcagatgaccagcctctgcccagcgtgaactgactggtgtgtccgcaGGTAGGATGACCaactgaaccccttctcacacacagaacaggtgaatggccttgtccagtgtgaatttgctgatgtaccttcaattgtgatgaCAGAgggaatccattcccactgtctgagcaggtgaaaggcctttctcctgtgtaaattcCAGGTGTgtcagttggtcaaatgaccgagtgaatccctccccacagtctgagcaggaagggtggtcaattggatcccttgctccacttcttaaatatctagacagagacaacaaaactggtgtgccgtgtttgagcttcctggagacaaattccttctcacttttaacctgtaaaaagattttaaaaatccatcaatgggtgtaggacaacatttcagatgagattactggagttgccaaggtttcatctggtatcacactgttacagtgaggttcaacaaaagttggacagagaaatcatctcctgactggtcaGAGTGCTggcatctggaatgaccatcaattccctgatgctcttcctgtctctataagaatggggcatttctgccgtctcctGGCTCAgcttgactctctccattggtattattccctgttcatgctgagctgcatgggttcctggccccacagtaactgaaacactctcacacaattA
This sequence is a window from Hypanus sabinus isolate sHypSab1 unplaced genomic scaffold, sHypSab1.hap1 scaffold_400, whole genome shotgun sequence. Protein-coding genes within it:
- the LOC132388753 gene encoding zinc finger protein 229-like, with the translated sequence MAHQRVHTGEKPFTCSECGKAFTQSSTLLVHQRVHTGEKPFSCSECGKGFTQLSHLQSHQQVHTREKAFTCSECGKRFTHSSTLQRHQQVHTGVKPFTCSVCGKGFTQSSTLLVHQQVHTGEKPFTCSVCGKRFTNLSSLQRHQRVHTGEKPFTCSVCGKRFTNLSSLQKHQRVHTGERPFTCSECGKRYADSSTLQSHQRVHTGERPFICSVCGKGFTWSSDLRSHQRVHTGEKPFTCSVCGKRFTHSSHLQSHQRLHTGERPFICSVCGKGFTRLANLQRHQRVYTGEKPFTCSVCGKRFTHKSHLQNHLRVHTGERPFTCSECGKGFTQLSHLQSHQQVHTGEKAFTCSECGKRFTRSSTLQRHQRVHTGEKPFTCSVCGKGFTESSTLLVHQRVHTGEKPFTCSVCGKGFTQSSTLQRHQLVHTRERPFTC